The Kiritimatiellia bacterium genome includes the window GCGTATGACGGCCTCATCCGCGGGAATCACGCGTACAGGCTCGTCCGACAAAGCGAGTTGGTCGTCGACGGCGATACCAATTGCTGAAAGCTTGAATTTGCTGGTGACGTCCAGCCGTCTGCCATAGGTGTGGACGGCAAACCTTCGATTTCCATCATCAAAAAATCTCGAAAGGCCTCCGTTCGAACGCTCAGGCAAACCGCACATGACCATGACTTCGTATCGCCCAGCCGCATGCACAGGCTCTTCGAGAAGCGACTCCACTTCTGCTGGGAGAAGCCGGCGAACGCGATATGAAATCGCCCGACGAAGCGCCTCTTTGGGATTTTGCCGGATCAACTCCTTGAGAGCGGTGCGGCGAGCGGCTGCGAGCGCGATCCCTTTATCAAGCATGGCGGCCTGGCGGCTGCTGCCGGACGCGACCCAATCGTACATCCAATTCTCAAAAGCCTCGAACGGTTCGTCAGACGGCCCTGCGGACTGAGGCGGGTGCGTTATATCGGAATAGGGTGACTCCGCAGACGTCACCGGTTCACAGCAGGAGCAAGGAGACGACAAATTTGAGGAGGGATCTTCCCCCCTACAAGCCTCAGACGGACCAATCCGGCTGAGCGGGTCTGCGTCTCGGAGCGCCAAGAGACCCGCTGCAAGACACAGGCATGGAAGGGTCCGCAACACTGGCATACCACAACTGATTTCTGAGCAGAATTCGTGCCTTGCTTTGCGGATTCATGCCTCTTGGGAAGCAAATCATCGCCACTCATGCTTGGGATATTTTCGTTGCAACTCCTGCTTGATTCGCGGGTAATGATCCTTCCAAAAACGCCCCAGATCCTGGGTGATTTGAACGGGCCTTTGGTTTGGCGCGAGGATCTGAACCGCTAAAGTCACTCGGTCCATCGCAACCTTAGGCAGGCGGACCATTCCATACAGATCTTGAATCGTCGCCGAAAAGTACGGAGGCTTGTCATTTGAGTAAGAAACTTTCGCCGTTCGACCGGTGGGCAGTCGGATTCGTTCCGGCGCGTGCGTGTCCAACAGCCGGCGTTGCTCCGCTGTCAGCCAGTTCATCAAAATCGGTTTTATCTCGCGATCTTTGATTTCTTTATAGCTATTTGCATCTTTGCAAATTTGAGAAAGAATTTCTTTTCGGTCGGCGGCTGTCAGGATAGGCAGACCTAGTTCGGGGCACCAAGCGGCGAGGCAGTTGGCGCGGGTAATCCACTCTTCGACCGACTCATCCCAGCGTTTGAGCTTCAACTCGCCATTCGCCACGCGCTCCGCCAGTATCCTCGCTGCTTGCTCCAGTGGAGGGCGGTCCGAGCGGGTCGCTTGAAGGATCAGATCTCGAAAAAGTGTTCTGTTTTCAGCGAATACCCGCTTGGATTCGGAATCCCAGACGGCAACCGTCTCTGATCGCACGGCTCCGGGAAAGATTTCGCCAAGCCACTCCGGCTCAATGGCCGTAGCGAGGGCAAGCTGAACCTCCACCTCGCGGCCCTCGACCTCTGTCACATCCGCGGCGACGAACAGGGGGTGCTTTTGCACCACACTCGACCTCGACAAGGTGCCGGACCGATTGTGAACCATTCGGCAGCGCAGGGTCCCGGAATCGACTCGCCTAGCCACGTGGTCTGCAAAGCCACACAAGATGCATTTGCGGACGGCGACATCATCAGCGGGAGGGGCCTCCACGTTCAGTCCCTGAGCTGTGGACAATTTCAGGAACATTTCAAAAAGCGGAAGGACCTGGCGAGCGGCCTGGGCATGGATGCCGACCCGACGGCAGGCGTCCGTGGAAAAGTTGTGCTGCAGCGCATAATTCCAGGCCCGCATGAGCGGGAAAAAATCGGACGTGTCTCTGTCGCCAAAAAGATCTTCTCGGCGCTCGGCGGTCTCGCGATCGACATTTCGCACAAACAAGTCCCGGCCCTGTGTGAGCGCTGCGATCAGCGCAACCTGTCGAGCGCCGCCGTATTCGGAGGCCGCAACCATCATCCGCGCCCACCTCGGGTGCACTGGAAAAGCGAGCATGCGACGGCCGAGCTCGGTCAGTTGTCCGGTCGATTCGTCCGCCGCGCCGAGGTCGCGCAGGAGGGTTTCGGCGCGGTCGAGGCTGCGCGGGTCCGGCGGCTCAAGCCACGGAAAACTCCGAAGGTCGGCGAAACCGGCGGCCTTCAACACGAGGGCTGCCTCCGCCAAGTCGAGTCGCCGCACCTCCGGCGCTTCCTGAGCGGGTCGGCAGCGATGCTCGGCTTCGCTCCACAGGCGGATGCACAGCCCGGGCGCTGTTCGGCCGGCGCGCCCGGCGCGCTGATCCGCAGAAGCTTGGCTGATTTTTTCCACCAGGAGCGTGTTGATGCCGCGGTGAGGGTCATATCGCGGGATGCGGGCGAGACCCGAATCGATGACGAGGCGGATGCCGTCAATTGTAATGGACGTCTCCGCCACGTTCGTCGCGACCACGACCTTGGGGCGCGCATGCCGAGAAACGGCGAGATCCTGTTGGTCGGGGGGCAG containing:
- the hrpB gene encoding ATP-dependent helicase HrpB, with protein sequence MNSKLPIYDIEATLADAYRRSRRLLIRAPTGSGKSTQVPQMLLKNGCLGNGQVVVLQPRRIAARLLAARVADELGVPPGREVGYQVRFESVCSSATRIRYVTEGILLRQMVADPSLHGVSCVIFDEFHERHLYGDITLARARELQRTTRPDLALIVMSATLDPGPVAEYLAPCEILESEGRTFPVEIRYRGRTSSGHRKDEDPVWDQAAAAFAEIARAGFEGDALIFMPGAYEIQRTIAALRETRESSGRLLLPLHGELPPDQQDLAVSRHARPKVVVATNVAETSITIDGIRLVIDSGLARIPRYDPHRGINTLLVEKISQASADQRAGRAGRTAPGLCIRLWSEAEHRCRPAQEAPEVRRLDLAEAALVLKAAGFADLRSFPWLEPPDPRSLDRAETLLRDLGAADESTGQLTELGRRMLAFPVHPRWARMMVAASEYGGARQVALIAALTQGRDLFVRNVDRETAERREDLFGDRDTSDFFPLMRAWNYALQHNFSTDACRRVGIHAQAARQVLPLFEMFLKLSTAQGLNVEAPPADDVAVRKCILCGFADHVARRVDSGTLRCRMVHNRSGTLSRSSVVQKHPLFVAADVTEVEGREVEVQLALATAIEPEWLGEIFPGAVRSETVAVWDSESKRVFAENRTLFRDLILQATRSDRPPLEQAARILAERVANGELKLKRWDESVEEWITRANCLAAWCPELGLPILTAADRKEILSQICKDANSYKEIKDREIKPILMNWLTAEQRRLLDTHAPERIRLPTGRTAKVSYSNDKPPYFSATIQDLYGMVRLPKVAMDRVTLAVQILAPNQRPVQITQDLGRFWKDHYPRIKQELQRKYPKHEWR